The nucleotide window GGTATCAGCGCGCCGGCGCAGCGTGCTTCACCTGCGTCGGGCTCCTGGCTTGAAGTGGACGGAAAATGAAAATCTCTGTGTCCGACCGTGCGCGGTCCCTGCGGGTTGCGGCGCTTGCGGCGGCGACCGGCGTGGGTCTTCTCTCTCTGGCGACGGCGGGTGCCGCTGAGGCTGCCGACGCGCTCGGCATGTTCACGCGGCCGTCCACCGGCACGGTGGTGAATTTCTACGATTGCGGCGGCAAGCTCTGCGGCAAGATTATCTCGGTGACCAATCCCAAGTTCCAGTCGACCGTGGGCCAGCTCATCGTCAACGGCGCCGAATCCGTCGGTTCCGGCAAGTGGAAGGGCAATCTGTTCGATCCCGATACCAACAAGACCTACAAGGGTTCCATGACCCTCGCCGGCGACGGCCTCAGGCTGGAAGGCTGCGTCGCCGCCGTGCTGTGCAGCGGCGAAACCTGGCGCCGGACCAACTGAGGTTCTGAGAGCCGGCGCGGTGACCATGGGTCCCGCGCCGGAAGCGCCTCGCGCGACTACCCCGCCCCTCAGGGGGCCGGGCTGCCGTGGAGCTGGAACACGGCGTTCACCCGGGCCTCGATCTCCGGGGTGATGACCACGTCGAGGGTGGCGAGCGTCTCCTCCAGCTGCGCCATGGACGTAGCGCCGATGATGTTGGAGGTCACGAACGGCCGGCTCGTCACCCACGCCTGCGCCAGTTGCACCGCCGTCAGGCCAAGGTCCGCCGCCAGCGCCAGATAGGCCTTGATGGCCGGGTCCACGCCGGGCTTCTGGTAGCGCTGGCCGCGATCGAACAGGGTGGAGCGTGCGCCGGCCGGGCGCGCGCCGTCCAGATACTTGCCGGTGAGATAGCCCTGCGCCAGGGGCGAATAGGCGAGCAGGCCCACATCCTCCCGTGCGGCGAACTCTGCGAGGCCCACCTCATACTCGCGGTTGAGGAGATGGTACGCGTTCTGCACCGAGGCGACGCGCGGCCCGCCGCCGGTGTCCGCCGCCTTGAGGAAGCGGTGGAGGCCCCAGGGCGTTTCGTTGGACAGACCGATGTGACGCACCTTGCCCGCGCTTACCAGATCAGCGAGCGCCCCCAGCGTCTCCTCGATGGGCACTTCCGGACCATCGCCCGTGCTGCTTGTGATGGCCGAGGCCGGGTTGCCGAACAGGGGCACGGCGCGGTCGGGCCAGTGCAGCTGGTAGAGGTCCACGTAATCGGTCTGCAGCCGCTTCAGGGACCCCTCGATGGCATAGGTGATGTTCTTGGCATCGAGCCGGGTCTTGGCGCCGTTCTCGCGCAGCCAGGTGTTGTCGGTGCGGCCGGACACCTTGGTGGCGAGGACCACCTTGTCGCGCCCGCCGCGGGACTTCAGCCAGGTGCCGATGATGCGTTCCGTGGAGCCCTGGGTCTCCGGCCGGGGCGGGATGGAATACATCTCCGCGGTGTCGATCAGGTTGATGCCCACGTCGCGGGCGCGGTCGAGCTGGGCGTGGCCCTCGGCTTCGGTGTTCTGCTGGCCGAAGGTCATGGTGCCAAGCGAGATGGACGACACCGAAAGGCCGGTGCGCCCGAGGGGGCGATAATCGAGCATGAAGGGCAATGCTCCGGGGGACGGGCAAGGGAGGGGAGGGCAGAAAAGACCCTGAGGCGGGCGTCCGTCAACGGGAGGAGAGGTAAGGACAGCCCAGCGGGTCGGGGCGTCTCTATAAATCAACTTAAACCATCGACTAAATCAAAAAATGATTGACGGGGCGTCCGGCGCGCCTATCGTGGAGGGCGAGACGCACCGCGATGGAGGTCCAGATGAGCTGCGCCTGCTGTTTGCTCTGACGGTCCCGTGACCGGCGCCGTCGCCCGTTCAGGCTTGCCGCGGGCTGTGTCCCACGCCCTGCGCCGGCGGGTGCCTCCCAGGTCGGGGCGCGCGCCTCCCACGTCCGAACAAGTTCTGCCCCGTCACACGCCGCACGTGATCCCGAGCGGGAGCCACGCGGTGAGAACGTGATCCCGTGCGGGGATCGCGAGGAGAGTGTCCATGGCCCAAGTTGAGACGTCGCCCGGCCGGCAGCTTGTCCTCAACCTGTTCATCTATCCCGGCGGCCATCACGAGGCCGGCTGGCGCTATCCCGGCGCGAGCCCCGAGCGGCTCTTGGACATCACCTATTACCAGGACCTCGCCCGCTCTGCGGAAGCCGCCAAGCTGGATGCGGTCTTCTTCGCCGACGGGCCGGCGCAGGTGGACAACATCCGCTATGCCTCGCGCTTCCGCATCGAGCCGCTGACGTGGCTTGCGGCCATCGCGGCGGCCACCACCCATATCGGCCTCATCGGCACCGCCTCCACCACCTATTACGAGCCCTATAACCTCGCCCGGCTCTATGCCTCCCTCGACCATCTCTCCGGCGGCCGCGCGGGCTGGAACATCGTCACCACCGCCGTGCCGCAGGCCAGCGGCAATTTCGGCCTCGCCGAGACACCGAGCCACGCCGAGCGCTACGCCCGCGCCGCCGAGTTCGTGGACGTGGTGACCAAGCTCTGGGACAGCTGGGAGGATGACGCCCTCGTCGCCGATCCCATCTCCGGCGTGTTCGCGGACGATGCCAGGATCCACCCCATCGAGCATGTGGGCCGGCACTTCCGGGTGAAGGGCGCGCTCAACACCCCGCGCAGCCCGCAGGGCCGTCCGGTCTATGTGCAGGCCGGCTCCTCCGACGACGGCCGCTCCTTCGCCGCGCGCTATGCGGAGGCCATCTTCACCGCCCACCAGACCGTGGAGAGCGCGCAGGCCTTCTATGCCGACATCAAGAAGCAGGCGCAGTCGCTGGGCCGCAACCCGGACCATGTGAAGATCCTGCCCGGCATCAGCCCCTATATCGGCTCCACCGAGGCCGAGGCGAAGCGGCTGTACGACGAGGTCAACGACCTGATCCAGCCGGCCTATTCCATCACCCAGCTCAAGCAGATCACCGGCGTGGACTTCACCGGCCATCCGCTGGACGGCGTGGTGTCGCTGGACGCCTTCGCCGATGCCGGCCCCGCCCGCACCGTGGCGAGCCGCTTCCAGCTGGTGGTGGACATCGTCAAGCGCGAGAAGCCGACCCTGCGCCAGCTCATCGATCGCCTCGCCGGCGCCCGCGGCCATTATGTGGTGGTGGGCACGCCGGAGACGATCGCCAACGAGATCCAGCTCTGGTTCGAGAAGGGCGCGGCTGACGGCTTCAACGTGATGCCGCCCTGGTTCCGCGGCGGCTTCGACCTGTTCACCTCGCAGGTGGTGCCGATCCTGCGCAAGCGCGGCTTGTTCCGCAGCGAATACACCGGCAAGACCCTGCGCGAGCATTACGGCCTGCCGCGCCCGGAGAGCCTTTACGCCAGCGAGGCCCGCGCCACGGCGTGATCCGCCGGCCGCGCCAAGCCTTTCCCTTCACTCGTCCATTCACTTGCCGGGCCGGCTGCGGATGCCGGCCCCGACACGGATCGACCCATGATTGTTCCGTCCCGCTCCCGCTTCCTCGCTCTGGCTTTCTCGGGGGCCTTCTCCGGGCTCGCCCTTCTCTGCCTCGGTGCCGGGGCGCAGGCCCAGACGCCGGCTCCGGCGGCCGACAAGCCGCTGAAGGTGGGCGTTTCCGCCGGTCCCTATGGCGATGTCCTGCGCGAGGCGGCGCGGCTGTCCGAGAAGCAGGGGGTGAAGGCGGAGATCATCGAGTTCACCGACTGGAACCAGCCCAACGCGGCGCTCCAGGCCGGCGACATCGACCTCAACAATTTCCAGAACCGGCCGTACCTCTCCAACCAGATCAAGACCCGCAACTATCAGATCGTGGCCCTCGACGAATCCCTCCTGGTGCCGGCGGGCATCTATTCGAAGACTTACACCAGCGCCGCCGACATTCCCGCCGGCGCCAAGATCGCCATTCCCAACGACCCCACCAATGGCGGGCGCGCCCTGCTGCTGTTCCAGAAGGCCGGGCTCATCAAGCTCAAGCCGGGCACGGGCCTCTATGCCAGCGTGCTGGACGTGGCGGAGAACCCCAGGAAGCTGCAGATCGTCGAGATCGACGCCGCCCAGCTGCCGCGCTCGCTGGATGACGTGGCCGCCGCCTTCGTCTCCTCCAACTACGCCTATCTCGCCGGCCTCGATCTCAACACGGCGCTGGTGGCCGAGACCTCGGTCGAGGAGGCGAAGCCCTACTTCACCCTCGTCTTCGCCGCGCGGGAAGACCGCAAGGATGATCCGCGCATCGCCAAGTTCATCGAAGTCTACCGCTCG belongs to Xanthobacter autotrophicus Py2 and includes:
- a CDS encoding conserved hypothetical protein (KEGG: rpe:RPE_3342 hypothetical protein), producing the protein MKISVSDRARSLRVAALAAATGVGLLSLATAGAAEAADALGMFTRPSTGTVVNFYDCGGKLCGKIISVTNPKFQSTVGQLIVNGAESVGSGKWKGNLFDPDTNKTYKGSMTLAGDGLRLEGCVAAVLCSGETWRRTN
- a CDS encoding aldo/keto reductase (PFAM: aldo/keto reductase~KEGG: gox:GOX1598 putative oxidoreductase) — its product is MLDYRPLGRTGLSVSSISLGTMTFGQQNTEAEGHAQLDRARDVGINLIDTAEMYSIPPRPETQGSTERIIGTWLKSRGGRDKVVLATKVSGRTDNTWLRENGAKTRLDAKNITYAIEGSLKRLQTDYVDLYQLHWPDRAVPLFGNPASAITSSTGDGPEVPIEETLGALADLVSAGKVRHIGLSNETPWGLHRFLKAADTGGGPRVASVQNAYHLLNREYEVGLAEFAAREDVGLLAYSPLAQGYLTGKYLDGARPAGARSTLFDRGQRYQKPGVDPAIKAYLALAADLGLTAVQLAQAWVTSRPFVTSNIIGATSMAQLEETLATLDVVITPEIEARVNAVFQLHGSPAP
- a CDS encoding nitrilotriacetate monooxygenase component A (KEGG: bbt:BBta_3292 nitrilotriacetate monooxygenase component A), which codes for MAQVETSPGRQLVLNLFIYPGGHHEAGWRYPGASPERLLDITYYQDLARSAEAAKLDAVFFADGPAQVDNIRYASRFRIEPLTWLAAIAAATTHIGLIGTASTTYYEPYNLARLYASLDHLSGGRAGWNIVTTAVPQASGNFGLAETPSHAERYARAAEFVDVVTKLWDSWEDDALVADPISGVFADDARIHPIEHVGRHFRVKGALNTPRSPQGRPVYVQAGSSDDGRSFAARYAEAIFTAHQTVESAQAFYADIKKQAQSLGRNPDHVKILPGISPYIGSTEAEAKRLYDEVNDLIQPAYSITQLKQITGVDFTGHPLDGVVSLDAFADAGPARTVASRFQLVVDIVKREKPTLRQLIDRLAGARGHYVVVGTPETIANEIQLWFEKGAADGFNVMPPWFRGGFDLFTSQVVPILRKRGLFRSEYTGKTLREHYGLPRPESLYASEARATA
- a CDS encoding NLPA lipoprotein (PFAM: NLPA lipoprotein~KEGG: rsq:Rsph17025_0786 NlpA lipoprotein), with amino-acid sequence MIVPSRSRFLALAFSGAFSGLALLCLGAGAQAQTPAPAADKPLKVGVSAGPYGDVLREAARLSEKQGVKAEIIEFTDWNQPNAALQAGDIDLNNFQNRPYLSNQIKTRNYQIVALDESLLVPAGIYSKTYTSAADIPAGAKIAIPNDPTNGGRALLLFQKAGLIKLKPGTGLYASVLDVAENPRKLQIVEIDAAQLPRSLDDVAAAFVSSNYAYLAGLDLNTALVAETSVEEAKPYFTLVFAAREDRKDDPRIAKFIEVYRSQPVKDFTLAKFKGSILPAW